The Halofilum ochraceum sequence CACAGCCCAAGAGCCTGCCCGAGGAACCTGGCCGGCCTCGCGCTCGTGCTCCTCACCGCCTGCGCCGGCCCCAAACCCGCACAAGACGCGGAACTCTATGAGGCGCTCGGTGAGCGATCCGGTATCCGCGCGATCGTCGACGAAACACTGCAGAATGTCGCCGATGACGCGCGCATTGTGGACATCTTCGCGGACTCGGACATCGGCCGCCTGCGCACGAAAATCGTGGAGCAGATCTGCGACATCAGCGGTGGCCCCTGCAACTACAGCGGCGATTCGATGAAACGCTCGCACGAGGGACTCGGCATCGACGCGGCCGAGTTCAACGCCTTCGTCGAAGACCTGCGCACGGCCATGATCGACCTGCGGGTGCCCGAATCGGCACAGAACCGTCTGCTCGCACGCCTCGCCCCCATGCGCGAAGACATCATCGAGCGGGACGGTCCGGAAGACTGAGCAGCGCAACCCCCGACCCGCAAACGTAGGCCGGCCTTGCGCGCTCCACGACAGCATATACCGGCCCGGGGCGTATCACCGCGCAACGCCGGCATTCCCCGGCGGCCGATGGCGGCGGATGACTGAAACACAACGGGCGCCGGGAAAGGCCGGCCTACTCGTCAACCTGCCAGCTTCATTCACTCCACTTGCGCCGCGCACGGGCCGACGCCGCCGATCCGGTTCATGGTCGCTTCGAGCCACTCCCGGGCTTCCGCATTGATCTCGTCCGGGGTCTTGCCCTCCGGGGTGATGGACTCGCCGATCACCACCGTGATGGTCCCGGGCCATTTCACGAAGCTGTGCCGCGGCCAGAACTCGCCTGCGTTATGCGCGATCGGCAACACCGGTACGCCCGTTTCCGTCGCGAGGATCGCCCCACCCATGCGGTAGCGCTCGGTGCGCCCGGGCGGCACGCGCGTGCCCTCGGGGAAGATCATGATGGACCAGCCGGCGGTCAGCCGCTCGCGGCCCTGCGCGACCATCTGCTCCACCGCCGCCCGCCCTGCAGCCCGGTCGATCGCGATCGGGCGCATGGCGCTGTAGCCCCAGCCGAAGAACGGAATCCGTAACAGTTCGCGCTTGATCACGTGCACCTGGGGCTGCAGAAGCATCGCCAATGCCATCGTTTCCCAGGTCGACTGATGTTTCGCGAAATAGATATGCGGCCGGGTGGGGATATTGGCACGACCCTCGACACGCCAGCGCAGACCGCAGACGAGGCGCAGGGTGTAGATGTTGATCATGCACCAGATCCGCGCGAGACCGTAGCTCCAGCGCGAGGGAATCAGCCAGCCTACGACCGCGATCAGCAGGCCGAAGAACGTAGTGCTCACGAAGAACGCGCACCAGAAGACCGTCGACCGAAGGTAAACGGAGAGGGGCGGACGCGGGCGGTTCACGCCGGCGCATCCCCGGCGGCCAGCCAAGCATCGGCGAACGCGGCCAGGTCGTCATAAACCGCGACGTCCGCCAGGTCATGTCCGGCGACCAGGGTCGCATCGCCATTGCCGGTGCGCACGAGGATCGGCCGCGCACCGGCGGCACGCGCCGCCTCGATGTCGCGCCAGGAATCGCCGACATAGGGCACGCCTTCCAGGTCCACGCCGAGACGCTCGGCGATCTCGAGCAGCATGCCCGGGTGCGGTTTGCGGCGCCACGCGTCGCTGCCGGGCCCGTCGGGAGAATACACGACCGGGTCCAGCCGGCCACCGTGGCGCTCGAGCTCGCGCGCGATGTGGTCATGAATCGCGGCCAGATCGGCCTCGCTGAAGAGCCCGCGGGCGATGCCGGACTGGTTGGTCGCAAGGGCGGTACGAAAGCCGGCCCGGTTCAGGCGGGCGATCGCCTCGAGACTCCCCGGCAACGGGTGCCACTCGGCGACCGACTTGATATGGGCATCCGATTCGGCGTTGATCACACCGTCGCGATCGAGGATGACCAGCGGAGCGGGCACGGTCAGGAGCTTGTCCGGGAAATCTGTGCCGTAGCGAGCGCGTGGCACAGCGAGGCGATTTGTTCGATCGCGAAACGAGCATGGTGGGCGCCATGTGAGTTGAGCGATCGGACAAAGCGGCCGTTGTGGTACGCGCGCAGTAGGCTCATGGTTTCCCGGACAAGCTCCTACTGCACCCGTGAGAGATCCGCGATCCGCAGGAACAGACCGCGGGCACGGCCGAGCAGCGCGATGCGGTTGGCGCGCAGCGCGGCATCGTCGGCCATGACCATGACGCCGTCGAAGAAACGGTCCAGCGGCTCGGCCAGCGCGGCCAGCCGCGCCAGCGCACCGGCGTAGTCGCGCGCTGCGACCAGTTCCCCGATCGCGTTGTCGAGCCCGGCGACGGCACCGGCCAGGTCGCGCTCGGCGTCGTCCGCGAACAGCCCCGGATCCGGCTCGGACCCGACCTCATCATCGGCCTTGCGCAGGATGTTGCGGATGCGTTTGTTGGCCTCGGTCAGCGAGGCCGCCTCGGTACGCTCGCCGAAGGCATGCAGCGCGCGGATGCGGGCGTCGAAATCGACCGGACGCGAGGGACGGCAGGCGCGCACCGCCTCGAAGAGATCCGGGGCGAAGCCGGCGGCCGTGTAGTAGACGCGGAAACGTTCCATCATGAAATCGAACACGGTCTCGATCCCGGCAGTGGCCTCGACCGCCGGGTCGTGTGCGGCCGCGGCCTCCTGCAGCGCCGTTTCCAGATCCAGATCCAGACCGCCCTCGACGATAATCCTCAGTGCGCCCAGCGCAGCGCGGCGCAGCGCGAACGGATCTTTGTCACCGGTCGGCGCCCGACCGATGGCGAAGATGCCCATCAGCACGTCGAGACGGTCCGCGAGCGCGAGCGCCTGCCCTTCGCGGGTGCGCGGCAGCGCATCTCCGGCGAACGCGGGCCGATACTGATCCGCGATCGCGAGGGCGACCGTCTCCGCATACCCTTCGGCGGCCGCGTAATAGCCGCCCATCAGGCCCTGCAGCTCGGGGAACTCGCCGACCATTTCCGTCAGCAGGTCACACTTGGCCAGGCGCGCCGCGGTCGCCGTGGCCTCGGTGTCGGCACCGAG is a genomic window containing:
- a CDS encoding group I truncated hemoglobin gives rise to the protein MPRHSPRACPRNLAGLALVLLTACAGPKPAQDAELYEALGERSGIRAIVDETLQNVADDARIVDIFADSDIGRLRTKIVEQICDISGGPCNYSGDSMKRSHEGLGIDAAEFNAFVEDLRTAMIDLRVPESAQNRLLARLAPMREDIIERDGPED
- a CDS encoding lysophospholipid acyltransferase family protein, translating into MSTTFFGLLIAVVGWLIPSRWSYGLARIWCMINIYTLRLVCGLRWRVEGRANIPTRPHIYFAKHQSTWETMALAMLLQPQVHVIKRELLRIPFFGWGYSAMRPIAIDRAAGRAAVEQMVAQGRERLTAGWSIMIFPEGTRVPPGRTERYRMGGAILATETGVPVLPIAHNAGEFWPRHSFVKWPGTITVVIGESITPEGKTPDEINAEAREWLEATMNRIGGVGPCAAQVE
- the gmhB gene encoding D-glycero-beta-D-manno-heptose 1,7-bisphosphate 7-phosphatase; translated protein: MPAPLVILDRDGVINAESDAHIKSVAEWHPLPGSLEAIARLNRAGFRTALATNQSGIARGLFSEADLAAIHDHIARELERHGGRLDPVVYSPDGPGSDAWRRKPHPGMLLEIAERLGVDLEGVPYVGDSWRDIEAARAAGARPILVRTGNGDATLVAGHDLADVAVYDDLAAFADAWLAAGDAPA